A portion of the Thermodesulfobacteriota bacterium genome contains these proteins:
- a CDS encoding copper oxidase: MSTGLTRREVLASAALLAGAPGLARAASGSPGSPSTAGAYVPVVTPNGNTLPWVMKDGAKEFHLVAEPVEREFAPGMRVKAYGYNGSTPGPTIEAVEGDRVRILVTNRLPSHTTIHWHGVLLPNGMDGVGGLNQPHIPPGETWAYEFTLRQSGTLMYHPHADEMLQLAMGMMGFFIVHPREPSAPPVNRDFALMTHAWAIHPGTFRPDPSVMLDFNLFTFNSVVFPATEPLLARTGDRVRIRLANLSMDEHPIHIHGHHFWVTGTDAGPLLPTARWAETTIQVPVGSTRDIEFVADNPGDWAFHCHKSHHTMNPMAHGLPNFLGVSQEGLEERIGALVPGYMAMGEHGMAEMQAMAAHMPGPRNTLPMMMGDGPYGNIEMGGMFTIIKIRDDLESYDRDPGWYRQPPGTGAYRVQGG, from the coding sequence ATGTCCACCGGGCTCACCCGCCGCGAGGTGCTCGCCTCGGCTGCCCTGCTGGCCGGAGCGCCCGGCCTGGCCCGGGCTGCTTCCGGTTCTCCCGGATCTCCTTCCACTGCCGGCGCCTACGTGCCCGTGGTGACCCCCAACGGGAATACCCTCCCCTGGGTGATGAAGGACGGGGCGAAGGAGTTTCACCTGGTCGCGGAGCCGGTGGAGCGGGAGTTCGCCCCCGGCATGCGGGTGAAGGCCTACGGGTACAACGGCAGTACCCCGGGCCCCACCATCGAGGCGGTGGAGGGGGACCGGGTGCGCATCCTCGTGACCAACCGCCTCCCGAGCCACACGACGATCCACTGGCACGGGGTCCTGCTGCCCAACGGCATGGACGGGGTGGGGGGGCTCAACCAGCCCCACATCCCCCCGGGGGAGACCTGGGCCTACGAGTTCACCCTGCGCCAGTCGGGCACCCTCATGTACCACCCCCACGCCGACGAGATGCTCCAGCTCGCCATGGGAATGATGGGGTTCTTCATCGTCCACCCCCGGGAGCCCTCCGCGCCTCCCGTGAACCGGGACTTCGCGCTCATGACCCACGCCTGGGCGATCCACCCGGGCACGTTTCGGCCCGACCCTTCCGTCATGCTCGACTTCAACCTCTTCACCTTCAACAGCGTGGTCTTCCCCGCCACCGAGCCCCTGCTCGCCCGCACGGGCGACCGGGTGCGCATCCGGCTCGCGAACCTGAGCATGGACGAGCACCCCATCCACATCCACGGCCACCACTTCTGGGTCACCGGCACCGACGCCGGCCCGCTGCTGCCCACGGCCCGGTGGGCCGAGACCACGATCCAGGTGCCCGTGGGCAGTACTCGCGACATCGAGTTCGTGGCCGACAACCCCGGCGACTGGGCCTTCCACTGCCACAAGTCCCACCACACCATGAACCCCATGGCCCACGGGCTGCCCAACTTCCTGGGGGTGAGCCAGGAGGGCCTGGAGGAGCGCATCGGGGCGCTCGTGCCCGGGTACATGGCCATGGGGGAACATGGGATGGCCGAGATGCAGGCGATGGCGGCCCACATGCCCGGGCCGCGCAACACCCTGCCTATGATGATGGGGGATGGCCCTTACGGGAACATCGAGATGGGCGGCATGTTCACCATCATCAAGATCCGCGACGACCTCGAGAGCTACGACCGGGACCCGGGGTGGTACCGGCAGCCGCCGGGGACGGGGGCCTACAGGGTACAGGGGGGGTGA
- a CDS encoding heavy metal translocating P-type ATPase, whose amino-acid sequence MATDPVCGMEVSRETPHRLERGGRTILFCSSHCREKFQGGSGGQEGAAPPRRRPHGVASEDAVYTCPMHPDVRQEGPGNCPKCGMALEPVEPPAPASRVEYTCPMHPEIVRDRPGSCPKCGMALEPRTVAVEEENPELADMTRRFWVSLVLSLPVLVIAMGGHVPGLSGWLSGLATRQALNWVELVLATPVVLWGGWPFFVRFWNSLANRSLNMFTLIGLGVGVAYLYSVVAAVLPGLFPPSFRGAEGHVAVYFEAAAVITTLVLLGQVLELRARSRTGAAIRALLGLAPKTARRVREDGSEEDVPLEEVEAGDKLRVRPGEKVPVDGVVLQGRSSVDESMLTGEPLPVEKAPGDPVTGATMNQTGSLIMEAQRVGAETLLAQIVQMVADAQRSRAPIQKLADLVAGYFVPAVVAVAALTFAVWALVGPEPRMAHAIINAVAVLIIACPCALGLATPMSIMVATGKGATLGVLFKNAEAIEHLRRVDTLVVDKTGTLTEGKPRLVSVERAEGREEAELLHLAGSLERGSEHPLAAAIVRGAEEREVALAAVEDFASHTGKGVTGRVGGRAVALGTQVLLAELGVDPGPLAARAESRRAEGQTAMYVAVDGVAAGLLVVADPVKESTPEAIGQLHAEGIRIVMLTGDSRTTAEAVARTLGIDEVRAEVLPQDKAAKVKELQGQGRFVAMAGDGINDAPALAQAQVGIAMGTGTDVAMESAGVTLVKGDLRGIVRARALSRATMSNIRQNLFFAFVYNALGVPVAAGVLYPFAGLLLSPMIAAAAMSFSSVSVVGNALRLRAAKV is encoded by the coding sequence ATGGCTACCGATCCCGTCTGCGGCATGGAGGTGAGCCGGGAGACCCCGCACCGACTGGAGCGAGGCGGGCGGACGATCTTGTTCTGCAGCTCCCACTGCCGGGAGAAGTTCCAGGGGGGCTCCGGGGGGCAAGAAGGTGCGGCGCCGCCCCGACGGAGGCCCCACGGCGTGGCAAGCGAGGACGCGGTCTACACGTGCCCCATGCACCCCGACGTGAGACAGGAGGGTCCCGGGAATTGCCCCAAGTGCGGCATGGCGCTGGAGCCGGTGGAGCCCCCGGCGCCGGCGAGCCGGGTCGAGTACACGTGCCCCATGCACCCCGAGATTGTGCGGGACCGGCCGGGGTCCTGCCCCAAGTGCGGCATGGCGTTGGAGCCACGCACCGTGGCCGTAGAGGAGGAGAACCCGGAGCTCGCGGACATGACTCGGCGGTTCTGGGTGAGCCTGGTGCTGAGCCTGCCCGTCCTGGTGATCGCCATGGGGGGCCACGTCCCGGGCCTCTCCGGCTGGCTCTCGGGCCTGGCTACCCGGCAGGCGCTCAATTGGGTCGAGTTGGTCCTGGCCACCCCGGTGGTCCTGTGGGGCGGCTGGCCCTTCTTCGTGCGATTCTGGAACTCGCTGGCCAACCGCAGCCTCAACATGTTCACCCTGATCGGGCTTGGCGTCGGGGTGGCGTACCTTTACAGCGTGGTGGCCGCGGTGCTCCCCGGGCTCTTTCCGCCCTCGTTTCGCGGGGCCGAGGGCCACGTGGCGGTCTACTTCGAGGCCGCCGCGGTGATCACCACGCTCGTGCTCCTGGGGCAGGTGTTGGAGCTGCGAGCCCGCAGCCGCACCGGCGCAGCCATCCGGGCGCTCCTCGGTCTCGCACCCAAGACCGCCCGCCGCGTCCGCGAAGACGGGAGCGAGGAGGACGTTCCCCTCGAAGAGGTCGAGGCGGGGGACAAGCTGCGGGTGCGCCCCGGCGAGAAGGTCCCCGTGGACGGCGTGGTGCTCCAGGGCCGGAGCAGCGTCGACGAGTCGATGCTCACGGGGGAACCGCTCCCCGTGGAGAAGGCCCCCGGAGACCCCGTTACCGGCGCCACCATGAACCAGACCGGGTCGTTGATCATGGAGGCGCAGCGGGTGGGGGCCGAGACCCTGCTCGCCCAGATCGTCCAGATGGTGGCCGACGCGCAACGAAGCCGCGCCCCCATCCAGAAGCTGGCGGACCTGGTCGCCGGCTACTTCGTGCCCGCGGTGGTTGCCGTCGCTGCCTTGACCTTCGCCGTATGGGCGTTGGTGGGCCCCGAACCCCGCATGGCCCACGCGATCATCAATGCGGTGGCGGTGCTCATCATCGCGTGCCCCTGCGCACTGGGGCTCGCCACCCCCATGTCCATCATGGTCGCCACGGGCAAGGGGGCGACCCTGGGGGTACTCTTCAAGAACGCCGAGGCGATCGAGCACCTGCGCCGGGTGGACACGCTCGTGGTGGACAAGACAGGGACCCTCACCGAAGGCAAGCCCCGGCTCGTCTCGGTGGAGCGGGCGGAAGGCCGGGAGGAGGCGGAGCTGCTCCACCTGGCGGGGAGCCTGGAGCGGGGGAGCGAGCACCCGCTGGCGGCGGCCATCGTCCGAGGTGCCGAGGAGCGGGAGGTGGCCCTGGCAGCCGTGGAGGACTTCGCGTCCCACACCGGGAAGGGGGTCACGGGCCGGGTCGGGGGCAGGGCGGTGGCACTGGGCACGCAGGTGCTCCTGGCGGAGCTGGGGGTCGATCCCGGGCCGCTGGCGGCGCGGGCGGAGTCCCGGCGCGCCGAGGGCCAGACCGCGATGTACGTGGCGGTGGACGGCGTGGCGGCGGGCCTTCTCGTTGTCGCCGACCCCGTCAAGGAGTCGACCCCCGAGGCGATCGGCCAGCTCCACGCGGAAGGCATCCGGATCGTCATGCTCACCGGCGACAGTCGCACCACCGCGGAAGCCGTGGCCCGCACGCTCGGCATCGACGAGGTGCGCGCCGAGGTGCTGCCCCAGGACAAGGCCGCCAAGGTCAAGGAACTCCAGGGACAAGGCCGTTTCGTCGCCATGGCCGGCGACGGGATCAACGACGCGCCCGCCCTGGCCCAGGCCCAGGTGGGGATCGCCATGGGAACGGGGACCGACGTGGCCATGGAGAGCGCGGGGGTGACCCTGGTGAAGGGCGACCTGCGGGGCATCGTCCGGGCGCGCGCCCTGAGCCGGGCGACCATGAGCAACATCCGCCAGAATCTGTTCTTCGCCTTCGTCTACAACGCCTTGGGGGTGCCGGTCGCTGCGGGTGTGCTCTACCCCTTTGCCGGCCTCCTCCTGAGCCCCATGATCGCCGCCGCGGCCATGAGTTTCAGCTCCGTCTCGGTGGTGGGAAACGCGCTACGGCTTCGCGCCGCCAAGGTCTGA